A part of Limihaloglobus sulfuriphilus genomic DNA contains:
- the pheS gene encoding phenylalanine--tRNA ligase subunit alpha encodes MLQEFEKTGKNALQELEQISDAGSLELFRVKYLGRKGKVTLLLSQIGKLPKEDKPKAGQLANKIKKEVTAAFEEKQASLGSLTSKKISTIDVTLPGIKPRIGKPHVITQTTAELLELFGRMGFAVAYGPEVEDEWHNFIALNIPPEHPARDPGDNFYIDDEHLLRTQTSTIQIRVMENNSPPIRVVAPGRVYRPDTVDATHMFMFHQLEALVVDEGVSMVDLKTTIDQFIHAYFGKDTQWRFRPSFFPFTEPSAEVDLKIIGKDGSESWIEVGGCGMVNPAVFEAVGIDPEKYTGWAFGFGIERLAMRKYGIYDIRLLYENDLRFLDQF; translated from the coding sequence ATGCTGCAAGAATTCGAAAAGACAGGAAAAAACGCTCTCCAGGAGCTCGAACAGATTTCTGACGCGGGCTCCTTAGAGCTTTTCAGAGTTAAATACCTCGGACGAAAAGGCAAAGTAACACTTCTTTTAAGTCAAATCGGCAAACTCCCCAAAGAAGACAAACCCAAAGCAGGACAGCTTGCCAATAAAATCAAAAAAGAAGTTACTGCCGCGTTCGAAGAGAAGCAGGCCTCGCTCGGCTCGCTCACATCAAAAAAAATCAGCACCATTGATGTTACACTGCCCGGCATAAAACCAAGAATCGGAAAACCTCACGTCATTACCCAGACCACTGCCGAGCTGCTGGAGCTTTTCGGGCGTATGGGTTTCGCCGTAGCTTACGGGCCCGAGGTTGAAGACGAGTGGCACAACTTTATAGCTCTAAACATCCCCCCCGAACACCCTGCACGTGATCCGGGAGACAATTTCTACATAGACGATGAGCATCTTCTCCGCACCCAGACATCTACGATCCAAATCCGGGTCATGGAAAATAACAGCCCCCCTATACGTGTGGTCGCCCCCGGGCGGGTTTACAGGCCTGACACGGTAGATGCAACACACATGTTCATGTTTCACCAGCTTGAAGCTCTCGTTGTGGACGAAGGCGTGAGCATGGTTGACCTCAAAACCACGATTGACCAGTTCATACATGCCTATTTCGGCAAAGATACCCAGTGGCGTTTCCGCCCGAGTTTCTTCCCGTTTACCGAGCCAAGCGCCGAGGTTGACCTGAAAATCATCGGCAAAGACGGATCAGAAAGCTGGATAGAGGTTGGCGGCTGCGGCATGGTTAACCCCGCCGTTTTTGAGGCTGTGGGCATTGATCCTGAAAAATACACCGGATGGGCGTTCGGTTTCGGAATAGAACGACTTGCTATGCGTAAATACGGAATCTACGATATCCGCCTGCTGTATGAAAACGACCTGAGATTCCTCGATCAGTTCTGA
- a CDS encoding FAD-dependent oxidoreductase has translation MQKTMPKLWKFNQVSTALVVLCVLAAVSVLTADTLTTSEREFSKAYDVDVLVVGGSSAGVAAAAEAADSGSDVFLMALRPYLGEDVSGTYRMWLKDGEEPQTELAQKVFQSPEIAQFKNLPFKYSTDTPSASPHKDYNPPRRLNDEKWVDVYNDTVQYNENVNIVADLGEVQQIERIKLHSFQRPNDYCTLYVTVFVSNDKENWEKVGVQKDIEYIKRLMSFSLPVNRQARYIKFYAQMAPQVSRQLISEIEILTAAKMEKQDGKQFPPTRLHIKRTLDTALLDAGVEFLYDCYPTDVLFGDDGSVRGVIMANRAGRQAVMAKKIIDATGTGLIARLANAQFRNNTKGENNFEYTVVANKTAPAAKTQPKEKPTKIYHKGEMYTAFEYEMSLKMDDESMDSFARVEQEVLDHLWTPGVLATSETAFYVPAASVIGEKRQQGGWNKDIKITPEAFKVRGVKGLFMLNGYADISREFARQMLRPVNYMYVGEIIGRLAAEEASSVKADEKVTINSKKSGKEITGQIKETLAPVRPSLRPDEHIRAGSASYPVIGRYDVVVVGGGTSGAPAAIGAARNGGKTLVIEHQHGLGGVGTLGYIGRYWRGHIAGFTKEMDQGILELRPEEAGGINGWDVYEKMEWYRRQLREAGADIWTRCIGWGAVVNDKNVKGVAVATPYGCGIVLADVVIDSTGNGDIAIAAGADYECLRTSRLAIQGTGLPPFDLGDHYNNSDFTITYESDVLDAWHLKVYGKSEYRTGDSYDIASLIDTRERRRVIGDYFMTVNDQLMQRIFPDSIVKSFSDYDCHGVNFCDYLFLQPNPEHTACYTPYRSLLPKGLSGILLTGMGISVHHDALPLIRMQPDLQNQGYAAGTAAAMAAKQGIEPRDIDIKQLQKHLVQIGNIPEEVLSEKDVYPFPAQRIRQAVENAPAEYGEHKGHECGIILAHPNTSVPMLKDAFNTAEVRAKLFYAHALAVLEDPYGLDYLVDHVNSKPWDVGHTRPTSRMSDMDRLIIAISRPGDRKATPAVVKKIEGLDSSSAFTHFRSVAIAMDRLKDPAAAKALAELLQKPEMSGYVVKTIEDAQKIDKIAMSRLGVAARTSFSFYARMLAVREISIARALYRCGDYNGIGEKILREYCQDLRGVQAAHAAAILEEGN, from the coding sequence GCACATACCGGATGTGGCTAAAAGACGGCGAAGAGCCCCAAACCGAGCTTGCCCAAAAGGTTTTTCAGTCTCCTGAAATCGCCCAGTTCAAAAACCTGCCGTTCAAGTATTCGACAGACACCCCTTCCGCATCGCCTCATAAGGACTATAACCCTCCAAGAAGACTCAATGACGAGAAATGGGTGGATGTGTACAACGATACAGTGCAGTACAATGAGAATGTAAACATTGTAGCCGACCTTGGAGAAGTTCAGCAGATTGAGCGGATTAAACTCCATTCTTTCCAGAGACCCAATGATTACTGCACGCTTTACGTCACGGTTTTTGTCAGCAACGACAAAGAGAACTGGGAAAAAGTCGGCGTCCAAAAAGATATTGAGTACATAAAACGGCTTATGAGCTTCTCACTACCTGTAAACCGCCAGGCCCGTTATATTAAATTCTACGCTCAAATGGCGCCCCAGGTCAGCAGGCAGCTGATAAGCGAGATAGAAATACTTACCGCCGCCAAAATGGAAAAACAGGACGGCAAACAGTTCCCTCCTACAAGACTTCACATAAAACGGACACTCGACACTGCACTGCTTGATGCCGGCGTTGAATTCCTGTATGACTGTTATCCCACTGACGTCCTATTTGGCGATGACGGCAGCGTAAGAGGTGTAATAATGGCCAACCGCGCCGGCAGACAAGCCGTCATGGCAAAGAAAATAATAGACGCAACCGGCACGGGTCTTATAGCCCGTCTGGCAAACGCGCAATTCCGCAATAACACAAAAGGCGAAAACAACTTCGAATATACAGTTGTAGCCAACAAAACAGCACCCGCGGCAAAAACACAACCGAAAGAAAAACCTACAAAGATTTACCACAAAGGCGAAATGTACACCGCTTTTGAATACGAGATGTCTTTGAAAATGGACGATGAGAGCATGGACTCCTTTGCCAGGGTTGAGCAAGAGGTTCTTGACCATCTCTGGACACCCGGCGTACTCGCAACATCTGAAACTGCCTTCTATGTGCCCGCCGCTTCTGTGATCGGCGAAAAACGCCAGCAAGGCGGCTGGAACAAAGATATCAAAATAACCCCCGAAGCATTCAAGGTACGCGGCGTAAAGGGGCTGTTTATGCTTAACGGATACGCCGATATCAGCCGTGAATTCGCCAGGCAGATGCTGCGTCCTGTAAACTATATGTACGTTGGTGAAATAATCGGAAGGCTTGCAGCCGAAGAAGCCTCCAGCGTCAAAGCTGACGAAAAAGTAACAATCAACAGCAAAAAATCTGGTAAAGAGATAACAGGCCAGATAAAAGAAACACTCGCTCCGGTTCGCCCAAGTTTGAGACCGGATGAACATATCCGCGCCGGCTCTGCTTCATACCCTGTTATTGGCAGATATGATGTAGTTGTAGTCGGCGGCGGCACCAGCGGTGCTCCCGCGGCTATCGGCGCTGCCCGCAACGGCGGCAAGACTCTCGTCATAGAACACCAGCACGGACTCGGCGGCGTTGGCACACTTGGATATATCGGCAGATACTGGAGAGGCCACATTGCCGGATTCACAAAAGAAATGGATCAGGGAATTCTGGAACTGAGACCCGAGGAAGCCGGAGGCATAAACGGCTGGGATGTCTATGAAAAAATGGAATGGTACCGCCGTCAGCTCAGAGAGGCCGGAGCCGATATCTGGACACGCTGCATAGGCTGGGGCGCAGTTGTTAATGACAAAAACGTCAAAGGCGTTGCTGTAGCGACACCTTACGGATGCGGCATCGTTCTTGCGGATGTTGTGATAGACAGCACAGGAAACGGTGATATCGCCATAGCTGCCGGCGCGGATTATGAATGTTTGCGAACATCACGCCTGGCAATTCAGGGTACCGGACTGCCGCCGTTTGACCTCGGAGACCATTACAACAACAGCGACTTTACCATTACCTATGAATCAGACGTCTTAGATGCCTGGCACCTGAAAGTTTACGGAAAGTCAGAGTACCGCACGGGCGATTCTTATGACATAGCAAGCCTCATTGACACACGTGAGCGGAGAAGAGTCATCGGCGATTATTTCATGACGGTTAACGACCAGCTCATGCAGAGAATTTTCCCCGACAGTATCGTAAAATCTTTCAGTGATTATGACTGCCACGGCGTGAATTTCTGCGACTATCTTTTCCTACAGCCAAACCCCGAGCACACAGCTTGCTATACTCCTTACCGCAGCCTGCTTCCCAAGGGCCTCAGCGGCATACTGCTGACCGGTATGGGAATTAGTGTTCACCACGACGCCCTGCCGCTGATACGTATGCAGCCGGACCTGCAGAATCAGGGATACGCCGCCGGTACCGCCGCGGCAATGGCAGCAAAACAAGGAATTGAGCCCCGAGACATTGACATAAAACAGCTGCAAAAGCATCTCGTCCAGATCGGCAACATCCCTGAAGAGGTGCTCTCCGAGAAAGACGTATATCCATTCCCTGCCCAGCGTATCAGGCAGGCGGTAGAAAACGCTCCCGCGGAATACGGCGAGCATAAAGGTCACGAGTGCGGAATCATTCTGGCACACCCCAACACTTCGGTACCAATGCTCAAAGACGCTTTTAACACTGCCGAAGTCAGAGCAAAACTGTTTTATGCCCACGCTCTGGCAGTGCTTGAAGACCCTTACGGCCTGGATTATCTGGTTGACCATGTAAATTCCAAGCCCTGGGATGTCGGCCATACCCGCCCCACTTCAAGAATGAGTGATATGGACAGACTGATAATAGCTATCAGCCGCCCCGGAGACAGAAAAGCCACACCCGCGGTTGTAAAGAAGATTGAAGGCTTAGACAGCAGCTCTGCCTTCACCCATTTCAGATCGGTCGCCATCGCAATGGACCGCCTCAAGGACCCCGCCGCTGCGAAGGCACTTGCAGAACTGCTGCAAAAACCAGAGATGAGCGGCTACGTGGTTAAAACCATCGAAGACGCCCAGAAAATCGACAAAATTGCCATGAGCAGGCTTGGAGTGGCAGCGAGAACATCATTCTCTTTCTATGCCAGAATGCTTGCCGTAAGAGAGATTTCAATAGCGAGAGCTCTCTACCGCTGCGGCGACTACAATGGAATCGGCGAGAAAATCCTCCGGGAATACTGCCAGGACCTGCGGGGAGTGCAAGCCGCCCATGCCGCCGCGATTCTCGAAGAAGGCAACTAA
- a CDS encoding glycoside hydrolase family 16 protein: protein MKKMAEKASGFLFSLLIVLCLFSTACQSEEKKSKPEYDNFLPEIDSSAQWKLVWHDEFEGSEIDEDKWEIVGDFRRRRGFWVKEDSYLDGKGHLVLRVKKDGDRYTSGAVRTRDKFEKAFGYWVCRCKFPTQPGHWPAFWMWNEGVLSTENDGIDGTEIDIMEKFKLSDQITQNLHWDGYGKEHRHAGKDSIVPGISEGFHTFSMLWTPEGYVFYIDDVETWRTDAGGVCQVPLYTKLTEEIDDRKDDILEAALPDYFIVDYVRVYDIDAALTMPEKNQINYKTLDFSYIPKPAPSLPHKDSPDSPKLTDGKWHEIETDSVQFKSDASFLIKLPQKHQIDKIRVRGFRKWGHFNIESFAVSKMETDRSWKQVCLIEEFQVDQGLLVFEGLTDIETNSLKIDIKKDPRYERLLISEIELLAK from the coding sequence ATGAAAAAAATGGCCGAAAAAGCATCCGGCTTTTTATTTAGTCTGCTGATAGTTTTATGTTTATTCAGTACAGCCTGCCAGAGCGAAGAGAAAAAATCTAAGCCCGAATACGACAACTTCCTGCCCGAAATCGATTCTTCTGCCCAGTGGAAACTCGTCTGGCATGATGAGTTTGAAGGCAGCGAAATCGACGAGGATAAGTGGGAAATAGTCGGCGACTTTAGAAGAAGGCGCGGATTCTGGGTAAAGGAAGATTCCTATCTCGACGGCAAAGGCCACCTCGTGCTGAGGGTTAAAAAAGACGGCGACCGCTACACCAGCGGTGCGGTCAGAACCAGAGATAAATTTGAAAAGGCTTTCGGATACTGGGTATGCAGATGTAAATTCCCCACACAGCCCGGACATTGGCCGGCATTCTGGATGTGGAACGAGGGTGTACTGAGCACCGAAAACGACGGCATCGACGGCACAGAAATTGATATAATGGAGAAATTCAAACTCTCAGACCAGATAACCCAAAATCTACACTGGGACGGATATGGAAAAGAACACAGACACGCCGGCAAAGATTCCATTGTCCCGGGCATAAGCGAGGGTTTTCATACTTTCAGCATGTTATGGACGCCCGAGGGCTACGTCTTTTACATTGACGATGTCGAGACCTGGAGAACTGATGCCGGCGGCGTATGCCAGGTACCTTTATACACAAAACTCACAGAAGAAATCGATGACCGAAAAGATGATATACTTGAAGCGGCACTTCCCGATTATTTCATAGTTGATTATGTTAGAGTCTATGACATTGACGCAGCCCTGACAATGCCGGAAAAGAACCAAATAAATTACAAAACACTGGATTTCAGCTACATACCAAAACCAGCCCCCTCACTGCCTCACAAAGACTCCCCCGACTCCCCAAAACTCACCGATGGAAAATGGCACGAAATAGAAACTGACAGCGTACAGTTCAAAAGTGACGCCAGTTTTCTCATCAAACTTCCTCAGAAACACCAGATTGATAAAATCAGGGTTCGGGGTTTCCGCAAATGGGGACACTTCAACATAGAAAGCTTTGCCGTATCAAAGATGGAAACGGATAGAAGCTGGAAGCAGGTATGCCTCATAGAAGAATTCCAGGTCGATCAAGGCCTGCTGGTTTTCGAGGGTTTAACGGATATTGAGACTAATTCGCTCAAAATTGACATAAAGAAAGACCCAAGATATGAAAGACTGCTCATCAGTGAGATAGAGCTGCTGGCAAAATAA
- the rpmI gene encoding 50S ribosomal protein L35, whose amino-acid sequence MPKMKVHKGLSKRVKVTANKKLKIKKAYGSHLMSGMSPKRRRKLGKPAFVSEALAQNCRKALCVE is encoded by the coding sequence ATGCCTAAAATGAAAGTGCATAAAGGTTTATCTAAACGAGTAAAGGTTACGGCCAACAAAAAACTTAAGATTAAAAAGGCCTACGGAAGCCACCTTATGAGTGGTATGAGCCCCAAACGCCGCCGCAAACTCGGAAAACCGGCGTTTGTAAGTGAAGCTCTCGCGCAAAACTGCCGCAAGGCTCTTTGCGTAGAGTAA
- the rplT gene encoding 50S ribosomal protein L20 — protein MPRVRKGAARRRANKRLLKSVKGYRGPRSTQIRLAKEAAIRAAVNATVDRKRKKRDFRRLWITRISAACAMRDIRYSQFISGCKKAQIELNRKMLSEIAIADPAAFDVIVKQAQAAL, from the coding sequence ATGCCAAGAGTAAGAAAAGGCGCCGCAAGAAGGCGTGCAAATAAACGTTTATTAAAATCCGTGAAGGGCTACAGAGGCCCCCGCAGTACACAGATTCGGCTGGCAAAAGAAGCCGCCATCAGAGCTGCGGTAAACGCAACAGTTGACCGCAAAAGAAAGAAAAGGGATTTCCGCAGGCTGTGGATTACCCGTATCAGCGCTGCATGTGCGATGAGGGACATACGTTACAGCCAGTTTATCAGCGGCTGCAAGAAAGCCCAGATTGAGCTCAACAGAAAAATGCTCAGTGAAATCGCCATAGCCGACCCCGCCGCTTTCGATGTTATCGTAAAGCAGGCACAGGCGGCTCTTTAA
- a CDS encoding VanZ family protein: protein MGKVLKKIFFGKNKRRKKRPGLEPSQFRTRLRILAFCGLMLYWLAIFVLTHIPTVPSWVVISGMSDKTMHLIAYFVLTFLFWTALSAGTKARWNSWRVWVTIAFIAVYAVCDELIQKLVHRQPDIMDFSADMLGCIMSLIIWTFAGFWLAGFLHGVVVIVILNCFSVYDLAGTSEAIGVLFYFLGYGFIAYSLSQALIPLSVSKGINRFYWAFPVPVLLLLLMKAWDLHTGLAVEIRFVAIALLGIVYSLAVSWFMTGRKSGQNSRDVLTTSFN from the coding sequence ATGGGCAAAGTTTTAAAAAAAATATTTTTCGGCAAGAATAAACGCAGAAAAAAGCGTCCCGGGCTTGAGCCGTCACAGTTTCGCACAAGGCTGCGGATACTGGCTTTTTGCGGGCTTATGCTGTATTGGTTGGCGATATTCGTGCTTACGCATATACCTACGGTGCCGTCCTGGGTGGTAATAAGCGGTATGAGCGACAAGACGATGCATCTTATTGCGTATTTTGTGCTGACCTTTCTGTTCTGGACGGCTCTCAGCGCCGGCACAAAGGCGAGGTGGAACAGCTGGCGAGTTTGGGTAACCATAGCGTTTATAGCTGTTTATGCTGTCTGCGATGAGCTGATTCAAAAACTCGTGCACCGCCAGCCAGATATTATGGATTTCAGCGCTGACATGCTCGGCTGCATAATGAGCCTGATTATCTGGACGTTTGCCGGTTTCTGGTTAGCCGGATTTCTCCACGGGGTGGTGGTTATTGTGATTTTGAATTGCTTCTCCGTTTATGATTTGGCGGGAACAAGTGAAGCCATTGGCGTTTTATTCTATTTTCTCGGTTATGGTTTTATTGCCTACAGCCTTTCGCAGGCTTTGATTCCTCTGTCTGTAAGTAAGGGTATAAACAGGTTTTACTGGGCATTTCCTGTTCCTGTTTTGTTGCTGTTGCTAATGAAGGCGTGGGATTTGCACACAGGGCTTGCGGTTGAGATTAGATTTGTCGCAATTGCTTTGTTGGGAATAGTTTACTCGCTTGCCGTGAGCTGGTTTATGACCGGTAGAAAATCCGGGCAAAATAGTAGGGATGTATTGACTACGTCTTTTAACTAA
- a CDS encoding Gfo/Idh/MocA family protein → MALINRRSFLKYSSAAAVSAAFFSNTRVLGANENIRLGIIGVGRQGSYLASIFSKIPGVTIAALADPDPGYKMGRLKDKLANDETKPLKVDAYTDYRKLLDRKDIDAVVIASCNHWHSKHAIESLKAGKHVYVEKPISHNIWEGSQLCRLASEKNLIITSGMWHRRRDCWPQVRDFIQEGQLGKVLCSRGLCHKRRGSIGLRESALKAPESCNYDMWLGPAQDVPTYREHFHYDWHWSWNTGNGDIGNQGPHQFDLAINLAGQDSYPANVFSIGGRFGYKDGGQTPNTQIVYCDYEPVPVIFEVFGLPMQSDMQAMEAYKKARIGNVVECEGGYISENVAYDNDGKIVKRFDPHGGGEHMPDFIRAIRENDQSILRVNIKDSHTAAAMVHASNISYRLGSELSSEEISGRIKGNKLFSGTWERMLDHLERNNVDLDKTNITMGPILSLDPETERFSGEFSEEANAFVKDNYRKGWEVPHMEQL, encoded by the coding sequence ATGGCTCTGATCAATAGACGCAGCTTTCTGAAATACTCCTCTGCCGCAGCGGTATCAGCGGCTTTTTTTTCGAATACAAGGGTTCTGGGCGCAAATGAAAATATTCGTTTAGGGATTATTGGAGTGGGCAGGCAGGGCAGCTATCTGGCAAGTATATTTTCTAAGATTCCCGGTGTAACAATCGCCGCGCTTGCCGATCCTGATCCGGGGTATAAGATGGGCCGGCTCAAAGATAAACTGGCTAATGACGAGACAAAACCTCTCAAGGTTGATGCATACACTGATTATCGCAAGCTCCTTGACAGAAAGGATATAGACGCTGTTGTGATAGCCTCGTGCAATCACTGGCATTCAAAACACGCTATCGAGTCTCTTAAAGCGGGCAAACATGTATATGTAGAAAAGCCCATCTCACATAACATCTGGGAGGGCAGTCAGTTGTGTCGTCTTGCCTCCGAAAAGAATTTGATAATAACCTCGGGTATGTGGCACCGCCGGCGTGATTGCTGGCCGCAGGTTCGGGATTTTATTCAAGAGGGGCAATTGGGCAAGGTTTTATGTTCCCGCGGGCTCTGCCATAAACGCCGCGGTTCGATAGGGCTTCGCGAGAGTGCTCTTAAGGCTCCAGAGTCTTGCAACTATGATATGTGGCTTGGGCCCGCTCAGGACGTGCCGACGTATCGCGAGCATTTTCATTATGACTGGCACTGGTCATGGAATACCGGCAACGGCGATATCGGTAATCAGGGGCCTCATCAGTTTGATTTGGCAATCAATCTGGCGGGCCAGGATTCTTATCCGGCTAATGTTTTCAGCATTGGCGGCAGGTTTGGCTACAAAGACGGCGGGCAGACACCCAATACCCAGATTGTGTATTGCGATTATGAGCCTGTACCGGTAATATTTGAGGTTTTCGGCCTGCCTATGCAGTCTGACATGCAGGCGATGGAGGCATACAAAAAGGCCAGAATCGGCAATGTTGTAGAATGCGAGGGCGGTTATATCTCTGAAAATGTCGCATACGATAATGATGGTAAGATAGTCAAAAGATTTGATCCGCACGGCGGTGGAGAACACATGCCGGACTTCATCAGGGCGATACGTGAAAATGATCAGAGCATACTGCGAGTAAACATAAAAGACTCCCATACCGCCGCGGCTATGGTTCACGCCTCGAATATATCATATCGACTTGGCTCAGAGCTTAGCAGTGAAGAGATATCGGGCAGGATAAAGGGCAATAAGCTGTTTTCAGGGACGTGGGAGAGGATGCTTGACCATCTCGAGAGAAACAACGTTGACCTTGATAAGACAAATATAACTATGGGCCCGATTCTCAGCCTGGATCCTGAAACCGAGAGGTTTAGCGGCGAATTCAGCGAAGAGGCAAACGCCTTTGTGAAGGATAATTACAGAAAAGGCTGGGAAGTTCCCCACATGGAGCAGCTCTAA